A window of Triticum aestivum cultivar Chinese Spring unplaced genomic scaffold, IWGSC CS RefSeq v2.1 scaffold284123, whole genome shotgun sequence genomic DNA:
GCTGCCATGAGAACCATTCTTCTCGTCGTAGCTGCGATGGCAGTCCTGAGCTCCGCGTCAGCGGCGATCTACAACGTGGGCGAGCGGGGCGGCGCATGGGACCTTAGCACCAACTACGACACTTGGGCATCCTCTAGGAACTTCCAAACGAGCGATCAAATCGTCTTCAAGTACTCCCCTCAGGCACACGACGTCCTCGAGGTCAGCAAGGCAGACTACGACTCCTGCAGCACCGCCAGCCCTGTCACCACCTTCAACTCCGGGAATGATGTCGTGACCCTCACCGCCACTGGTACCCGCTACTTCATCTGCGGTTTCCCTGGTCATTGCGCGGGCGGCATGAAGGTTAAGATCGATGTCATGCCAGGCTCCTCCTCTTCGTCACCCGCCCCGGCGAACGGCCCAAGTGCAAGCAATGCTCCCCCGCCGACTCCTGTCTCCAC
This region includes:
- the LOC123177208 gene encoding mavicyanin-like, whose amino-acid sequence is MAAMRTILLVVAAMAVLSSASAAIYNVGERGGAWDLSTNYDTWASSRNFQTSDQIVFKYSPQAHDVLEVSKADYDSCSTASPVTTFNSGNDVVTLTATGTRYFICGFPGHCAGGMKVKIDVMPGSSSSSPAPANGPSASNAPPPTPVSTATNVQATGFGLAVLLAVVGLMA